The segment ATTTATTCGATACCACATTTTTATTATCTCGTAAGCAGGTCATTCAATTGTCATTATACGGTAACTCTTCTCAACTCTACTTCGATTTCGTCTACTCTGATTATATGAAAGAACATTCCGAATTTAAGTATCTCCTCGATTTAATCGATTGGTCCGTTGTCCCAGATTTCAGTAATAAGATAGGCAGAACAGGGTACTCCCGTCGGGCTTTACTTAAAGCTATCTTCGTTCAGAAGGTTAAGGGGTTTACAGTAAGGGAGTTGATTCACTTCCTTAAGAGTAACCCTTCCTTCGCTAAATGCATCGGTTTCGATCCTATTATCAATTACGTTCCTTCTGAAGCTACTTTCTCTTCCTTTAAGAAGGAGTTTGGTCCTTCTTATTTGGATAAGGTTATCGTTTTTACCGTCCTTAAAGGCATCAAAGAGGGGATCTTTGATACCAGTTATCTTGTTGTTGATTCTTACCCCATTATCTTTAATTCTTTCTTCAACAACAAGAAGAGTCACGGTAAATTCAAAGATTACAAAGAGTACTATCGTTCCCCTTTAGAAGCAAATTTCGGCGTTAAACCTGTTTCTAATTCTAAACCTATCTACGATAAGTACGGTAACCCAAAGAACGCTATGTCTTATCTTGGTTACAAGGCTCATACTATCACTTTCCTAAACGTCCCTATCTTCACCGTGGTTTCCCCTGCTTCTGCCAATGACAAGAATTATGCTTTCAACCTTTTGGAAAAGGTTGTTAAGTACTTGGATCTTAGTGGGTTTAACTTCTTAGCTTGTTTCTTTAGAAAGTTTAAATTCTCTTCAATACTTCCCAAATGAACGGTTATTCATTAACTGTACTTCTTTCATCTCTATTTTCCCTAAAAACTTCTTCAATTCTAATTACTTTCCAATTTTTTGAAGAATTACTTCGATTTTCAAAGAGCATTTTGGATAATTATCCAATATTTTAGTTCTTTTTCTTCTTGCCTTAACTTACTTTACCTTTAGTTAATCGTTGCTTTGACCTATTTCTGAAGTGGGTAATTAGAATGAACAACAACAAACAATAGATTGATTTTATTATAACATTTTTTTTTGTAGTTATTCAACCAGGGAGTTTCTTAATTATACTTGGTTATTAGCCATTATTTCTATTTAAAAGCGATTACAGTAAGTTAAGAGCTTTTTCACTGAGAAATTAAAATAATTAAATGTTGATTGAAAAAATGTGATGTGGTAAAATAATCCTATAAATTGCTTATATGAGGAGAGATTATTATTTCAAAAAAATCCCATTTGTTAATAGTACTTACTATATTCTTTGTATCTTTCTTATTTTCTGAATCCATTTTTTTAGAAGTCAACAATTTCGATATTGGAGAAAGGGCATTTCATATCGACTTGGGTAAAAGTTATGCGATAATTGCAGATTATCAAGGTACTATCCATTTTATAGATATCTTTACTTTAGAAAAAACTGAGTTTACACAAGCTATCTTACCGATGGGGGGGGCATACGATGGCGAATTTTTTTATGTTATTGATAATTACAATAAGGAAGTATTAAAAATTAAAAACAACAAAGTGATACAAAAATTAGTTTTAGATTCTAAGCCCGTTAATATAAGATTGATAAATGAAGAATTGTACATATTAGGTACAAATCCTTATAAATTATACATAGTTGATAACAATCTGTTATTAAAAAAATCAATGGTCCTTCCTGTACATAGCCCGTTGATAAGAAATATAGGTGATCAAGTTTTTATACCTTTGTTTGATAACTTTCAAAACAACGTGTTTTTAACAGATCTTCTTTTTTTGATCCCTAATAATGATACTTATATAGTGAATTATAATCATATTGAACATCCTATAGATATTGTGGGATCAAACGGAATCATTTATATGCTTTCATATTACGATGGAAGTTTGTATAGAAATGATTTCAGAAAACAGCCTAAAATTGCACAATTTGGGGAGTATAGCACAAATATTGAACTCTACAAAGATAATATTGTGGGTAATTCTCTCATGGGTGGTGTTTATTACTACAATCTTTCCTCTGGGAAAACCGATGTTATTTTAGAAGAAGTACCAATTAGTGATATTTCTGTTTCTCCCAATGGACAATATTTGTTTGCTATCTCTCATATAGAAAATAAGCTTTTTGTAATAGAGGGTAAAAATGTCTATCAAACAATTGATACCTACAATTATCCTATCGATGTTGAGTCTCCTACGGATAATATAGTTTTGGTACTTTGTACCGATTCCTCCAAGTTGCAGGTCATAAGATACTTTGAATGAGTGTTTTTATGTCAAATATTGTTTTTTGTAATTTATCTTTGTAGATGTCAGAAGCTTCTTTGAAATCGTAATTTGAAGAAACGGTATCGTAATAGATAAAAGGTATCTCAGATGTATTTTTATAAAAAAAGTTATAATCTTCTTTTATATTTTTTAATACTCTACGATTCTTAATATTGTTGAAAGTTATTGTCTGTCCAGCAAAAAAGATTCCAGTCAGAGCACTGTGTAAACGATCAGATATGATTATTTTAGATTCAGAAATTTCTTTGATTATCTTATTTGGGTCTTTAAAAGGGAACTCAGCTAGTACATTCGTTTTTTTTCTAATGTTTTCAACTAATTCATAATTTTTTAATGCATCTTGGTTTGCATTTATTACTAATGTGGAAAGTGAATAATTTTCAAAGGTAGATAAAAATTCTGTTAAATGTTGTAAATCGTGTTCTTCTTTTAAACAAACTGATATTTTGTCTGTTTTTTCATAAGTATAATTTAAAAAGGCATATGGTCCCACATCTACACCTAGAGAGATATTTTTATTGCATCTTGATGCAAAGGCATATGATGTTTTATCTCTCAAATTACCGTAAAGTTTCGGATAAGAAAGGATCTTTTTTAATTTTTGGAGGCTACGTTTTTCCTTAAAAGATCCAAAACCCTGGGATAAGAGTAAAATTGTTTTATTAAACTTTGCCCCGAGGTAGGCTATATAATAATAGTACATAAAACTTCTGTAAGATGTTTCGGATTGAAAAAGGTTTCCTCCTCCAAAGATTATAGCATCGCAGTCTTTTATAGTTCTGCGTAGTTCGTAGAAATTGAATCTTGAAACAGTGATTATTTGAAATCTATATTTTTCATTGAATTCCAACTCGTTTTCAAGAGGTAAGTATAAAATCCCATCAAATTTTATTTCATTTAATATTTGTAAGAAACTTTTAAGTAATAAGTCATCTCCAAAGTTGCCGTATCCATAAAACCCAATTAAAAAAATTTTTTTCATCTTGACTCCTCCAAATTAATTATTTATACTTTCTATCAAGACTCTAAAATATGCTTTATTGCCGGTTCTTTTTTAAATTAAAAACTCAATATTGAAAATTATTTTATTTCTGAAGTGTGCAAATTATTTAGGAAAACATTACTTTAGAAAAGAAAAATAAAATAGATAAAATAAAGGTAGGTGAAAAATATTGTTTGATAATATTAATTTCGAGATAATTCCAAATACTATGGATGCATTGTCCTTAAGGCAAAACGTAATTTCTCAGAATATAGCAAATTATGAAACCCCCGGATACAAAAGAAAGTACGTTGATTTTGAAAACGAGTTACAAAAAGCGTTGAGTGAAGATTCAGCTTTGACTCTCAAAGTGAATAGAGACCAACACATAAATAATACCTTATCTTTAGGAAAAATTCAACCAAATATTCAAATAGATGATTCCAAATCGCTCAGAGATGATGGGAACAACGTTGACCCCGATGTGGAATTGGTGA is part of the Petrotoga miotherma DSM 10691 genome and harbors:
- the flgB gene encoding flagellar basal body rod protein FlgB, with translation MFDNINFEIIPNTMDALSLRQNVISQNIANYETPGYKRKYVDFENELQKALSEDSALTLKVNRDQHINNTLSLGKIQPNIQIDDSKSLRDDGNNVDPDVELVRMTQNTLKYNTLSRLMTYAIQRYETAIRGGK
- a CDS encoding transposase; amino-acid sequence: MSLYGNSSQLYFDFVYSDYMKEHSEFKYLLDLIDWSVVPDFSNKIGRTGYSRRALLKAIFVQKVKGFTVRELIHFLKSNPSFAKCIGFDPIINYVPSEATFSSFKKEFGPSYLDKVIVFTVLKGIKEGIFDTSYLVVDSYPIIFNSFFNNKKSHGKFKDYKEYYRSPLEANFGVKPVSNSKPIYDKYGNPKNAMSYLGYKAHTITFLNVPIFTVVSPASANDKNYAFNLLEKVVKYLDLSGFNFLACFFRKFKFSSILPK
- a CDS encoding polysaccharide pyruvyl transferase family protein, whose translation is MKKIFLIGFYGYGNFGDDLLLKSFLQILNEIKFDGILYLPLENELEFNEKYRFQIITVSRFNFYELRRTIKDCDAIIFGGGNLFQSETSYRSFMYYYYIAYLGAKFNKTILLLSQGFGSFKEKRSLQKLKKILSYPKLYGNLRDKTSYAFASRCNKNISLGVDVGPYAFLNYTYEKTDKISVCLKEEHDLQHLTEFLSTFENYSLSTLVINANQDALKNYELVENIRKKTNVLAEFPFKDPNKIIKEISESKIIISDRLHSALTGIFFAGQTITFNNIKNRRVLKNIKEDYNFFYKNTSEIPFIYYDTVSSNYDFKEASDIYKDKLQKTIFDIKTLIQSIL